A single Mangifera indica cultivar Alphonso chromosome 20, CATAS_Mindica_2.1, whole genome shotgun sequence DNA region contains:
- the LOC123204815 gene encoding ethylene-responsive transcription factor ERF039-like: MEPSINVECEAQPTISPSSSSSTSSSSSSSSSSSSLTQFRSQKTSKTSGRDNESRRRVVNDGNHPTYRGVRMRQWGRWVSEIREPGKKSRIWLGTYATPEMAARAHDVAALTIKGHSAHLNFPELIHQLPRPASSSPKDIQVAAAKAASQSYAVTHQLEHPHSPASTVASQESSNSPFYNNNNHDDAFFDLPDLSLDGIHHIDEFWDFVVWQAADSGLWYEQEPFLWN; encoded by the coding sequence ATGGAGCCTTCAATCAATGTTGAATGTGAAGCCCAACCCACAATCTCTCCTTCTTCGTCTTCctctacttcttcttcttcttcttcttcttcttcttcttcttcattaacACAATTCAGGTCCCAGAAGACCTCTAAAACCAGTGGTAGAGATAATGAAAGCAGAAGAAGAGTGGTTAATGATGGGAACCATCCAACTTATAGAGGAGTAAGAATGCGTCAATGGGGGAGATGGGTTTCAGAAATAAGAGAGCCGGGGAAAAAATCGAGAATTTGGCTAGGGACTTATGCAACTCCTGAAATGGCCGCTCGAGCTCATGATGTTGCCGCTCTTACAATTAAAGGCCACTCTGCTCACCTCAATTTCCCAGAGTTAATTCATCAACTGCCCCGTCCGGCCTCTTCATCTCCCAAGGACATACAAGTTGCAGCTGCTAAAGCAGCTTCTCAAAGCTACGCTGTAACTCATCAACTCGAACATCCACACTCCCCAGCAAGTACTGTTGCTTCTCAAGAATCCTCAAACTCTCCattctataataataataaccacgACGATGCATTCTTTGATCTTCCCGATCTCTCACTCGATGGAATTCATCATATTGATGAGTTTTGGGACTTTGTTGTGTGGCAAGCTGCTGATTCTGGACTCTGGTATGAACAGGAGCCTTTCTTGTGGAACTAA